A region of Subtercola boreus DNA encodes the following proteins:
- the cmtR gene encoding Cd(II)/Pb(II)-sensing metalloregulatory transcriptional regulator CmtR — protein sequence MNRIGRAMADPSRSRILLMLLGGPAYPAQIAAELGLTRQNVSNHLTCLRDCGIVVAEPEGRQHRYEIADAHLAQALDGLLGVVLAVDASAPCSDEACRVPGCCETTR from the coding sequence ATGAACCGGATCGGCCGCGCCATGGCGGATCCGAGCCGTTCCCGCATCCTTCTGATGCTGCTGGGCGGGCCGGCCTATCCGGCGCAGATCGCTGCGGAGCTCGGGCTGACCCGCCAGAACGTCTCGAACCATCTCACCTGCCTCAGGGACTGCGGCATCGTGGTGGCCGAACCCGAGGGCCGGCAGCACCGGTACGAGATCGCGGATGCCCACCTGGCCCAGGCACTCGACGGCCTTCTCGGCGTCGTGCTCGCCGTCGACGCCTCGGCGCCCTGCAGCGACGAGGCCTGCCGCGTGCCGGGCTGCTGCGAGACGACACGATGA
- a CDS encoding alkene reductase produces the protein MDLFSPLSLGSIDLANRLVMAPLTRTRSGESGVPNDLNVEHYSQRASAGLIITEGTYPSAESRSYPGQPGIVTDEQEAGWKRVADAVHERGGKLVMQVMNGGRVSHTDITGTPRIVAPSAIAIDGEVHVPSGKKPFPEPHELTIDELAVVRGEFVEASRRAVRAGLDGVELHSANGYLLHQFLSPASNQRTDEFGGSPENRIRFVVSVVEAVAEAIGADRTGIRISPSHNIQDVLETDDADVRATYGALMDALSPLGLAFVSILHADPTGAFVQELRTRFGGGFVVNSGFSHMTTREEATTLIEGDFADAVAVGRAIIANPDLVERWEGGHPENELDPATLYGSSADGYTTYPTLGELARQG, from the coding sequence GTGGATCTCTTCTCCCCGCTCAGCCTCGGCAGCATCGACCTCGCCAACCGCCTCGTCATGGCACCGCTCACGCGCACCCGCTCGGGTGAGTCCGGCGTGCCGAACGACCTGAACGTCGAGCACTACTCGCAGCGCGCGAGCGCCGGACTGATCATCACGGAGGGCACCTACCCGAGCGCCGAGTCGCGCTCCTACCCGGGCCAGCCCGGCATCGTGACCGATGAGCAGGAGGCCGGCTGGAAGCGCGTGGCCGACGCCGTGCACGAGCGCGGCGGGAAGCTCGTCATGCAGGTCATGAACGGTGGCCGGGTGTCGCACACCGACATCACCGGAACACCCCGCATCGTCGCGCCGAGCGCGATCGCCATCGACGGCGAGGTGCACGTGCCCAGCGGCAAGAAGCCCTTCCCCGAGCCGCACGAACTCACGATCGACGAGCTGGCCGTGGTGCGCGGCGAATTCGTCGAGGCCTCCCGCCGCGCGGTGCGCGCCGGTCTCGACGGCGTCGAGCTGCACTCGGCGAACGGCTACCTGCTGCACCAGTTCCTCTCCCCCGCCTCCAACCAGCGCACCGACGAGTTCGGCGGCAGTCCCGAGAACCGGATCCGCTTCGTGGTGTCGGTCGTCGAGGCCGTGGCCGAGGCGATCGGTGCGGACCGCACCGGCATCCGCATCTCGCCCTCGCACAACATCCAGGATGTGCTCGAGACCGACGACGCCGACGTGCGCGCGACCTATGGCGCTCTGATGGACGCCCTGTCGCCGCTCGGCCTGGCCTTCGTGAGCATCCTGCACGCCGACCCGACCGGCGCCTTCGTGCAGGAGCTCCGCACGCGTTTCGGCGGCGGCTTCGTCGTGAACAGCGGCTTCAGCCACATGACGACCCGCGAAGAGGCGACCACCCTCATCGAGGGCGATTTCGCCGACGCGGTCGCGGTGGGGCGCGCGATCATCGCGAACCCCGACCTGGTGGAGCGCTGGGAGGGCGGTCACCCCGAGAACGAGCTCGACCCGGCGACGCTGTACGGTTCGTCCGCCGACGGCTACACCACCTACCCGACGCTCGGCGAGCTGGCCCGCCAGGGCTAG
- a CDS encoding AI-2E family transporter: MTTSPTSPLDRRARRLAGRGGTVRTTTTSGGRRGLLPDHPFRYAFIATLGVGVAMAVLGAVSTLSTVLVYLGIALFLALALDPLMQRATARNLPRWAAAAVLAVVALGAIVGLVFAIIPAVTTQVSVVGNQLTSFVQGLPNQAWFQWLTANVGPSIDIDGILKSTTAFFTDPSKLLGLAGGILSVGTGIIDGVTGVIVVSILTLYFVLTLPAVKAKGYTLVPRSSRARVMELAEEIFQSVGRYVGGQVVLALANAVVTFIVTSAVGSPAPALLALVAFVGALIPVVGTVFGSAIAALATLLVNPGGALIVAIVLLVYMQIEAYILSPRVMAKAVSVPGALVIVSAIGGAALGGILGALVAVPVAAAGLIIVNRVVVPRQEAH; encoded by the coding sequence ATGACAACCAGCCCGACATCACCCCTCGACCGCCGCGCACGGCGGCTCGCCGGACGGGGTGGCACGGTGCGCACCACCACCACCTCCGGCGGGCGGCGCGGGCTTCTGCCCGATCATCCGTTCCGGTACGCGTTCATCGCGACGCTCGGGGTCGGGGTCGCGATGGCCGTGCTCGGTGCCGTCTCCACCCTGTCGACGGTGCTCGTCTACCTCGGGATCGCGCTGTTCCTCGCACTCGCCCTCGACCCCCTGATGCAGCGGGCCACGGCCCGGAACCTGCCCCGGTGGGCGGCGGCGGCCGTGCTCGCGGTGGTCGCGCTCGGCGCCATCGTCGGGCTGGTGTTCGCGATCATCCCCGCCGTCACCACGCAGGTCAGCGTGGTCGGCAACCAGCTCACCTCTTTCGTTCAGGGGCTGCCGAACCAGGCCTGGTTCCAGTGGCTCACGGCGAACGTCGGGCCGAGCATCGACATCGACGGCATCCTGAAGAGCACCACCGCGTTCTTCACCGACCCGAGCAAACTGCTGGGGCTCGCGGGCGGCATCCTGAGCGTCGGCACCGGGATCATCGACGGGGTGACGGGAGTGATCGTCGTGAGCATCCTGACCCTCTACTTCGTGCTCACCCTCCCCGCAGTGAAGGCGAAGGGCTACACCCTCGTGCCCCGTTCCAGCCGTGCGCGGGTGATGGAGCTGGCGGAGGAGATCTTCCAGTCCGTCGGCCGCTACGTCGGCGGCCAGGTGGTCCTCGCCCTCGCCAACGCGGTCGTGACGTTCATCGTCACCTCCGCCGTCGGCAGCCCGGCCCCGGCACTGCTCGCCCTCGTCGCGTTCGTCGGCGCGCTCATCCCGGTGGTCGGCACGGTGTTCGGCTCGGCGATCGCCGCGCTCGCAACGCTGCTGGTGAACCCCGGCGGCGCCCTGATTGTGGCGATCGTGCTGCTCGTCTACATGCAGATCGAGGCCTACATCCTGTCGCCGCGGGTGATGGCGAAAGCCGTCTCTGTGCCCGGCGCTCTCGTCATCGTCTCGGCGATCGGCGGCGCGGCGCTCGGCGGGATCCTTGGCGCACTCGTGGCGGTTCCGGTCGCCGCCGCCGGCCTGATCATCGTGAACAGGGTCGTGGTGCCGCGCCAGGAGGCGCACTGA
- a CDS encoding LLM class flavin-dependent oxidoreductase — MSTPTFGLWYDFRNPDQWAQPIGALYRDTIDQAVWAESLGFGSAWLSEHHFAPDSYASSPLIVAAAIGARTTTMRVATNIVVAAFHNPVRLAEDANALSLITDGRFDLGVGLGYNEREFEAFGRVRKQRPSLLEDAVAIIRTAWSGSDAGHQGTRLSSPALKVIPMAEKTPRMPIGAVVAKGIERAARLGDGVITLSNDSIPVYLEALVANGKSLDEGAVFASQWVVVADDPEKEWSRIGEKVLYQVNKYIEWGSFEGSGVPDHFDAPDDLLDFGIYQLWDGAKAVDELVSLAERYPQIEDFHFWAQFPGETVESGSARVQFIADRVIPEVTRRLTPQHATV, encoded by the coding sequence ATGTCCACACCCACATTCGGCCTCTGGTACGACTTCCGCAATCCCGACCAGTGGGCGCAGCCGATCGGCGCGTTGTACCGCGACACGATCGACCAGGCGGTCTGGGCCGAGTCGCTCGGTTTCGGGTCGGCGTGGCTCAGCGAGCACCACTTCGCCCCCGACTCCTACGCCTCGTCGCCGTTGATCGTCGCGGCGGCCATCGGGGCGCGCACGACGACGATGCGCGTCGCCACGAACATCGTTGTGGCGGCCTTCCACAATCCGGTGCGGCTGGCCGAGGACGCCAACGCCCTCTCCCTCATCACCGACGGCCGGTTCGACCTCGGTGTCGGCCTCGGCTACAACGAGCGGGAGTTCGAAGCGTTCGGCCGGGTGCGGAAGCAACGACCGAGCCTCCTCGAAGACGCCGTCGCGATCATCCGCACCGCCTGGAGCGGCAGCGACGCAGGCCACCAGGGCACGAGGCTCTCGTCTCCTGCCCTGAAGGTCATTCCGATGGCCGAGAAGACGCCGCGGATGCCCATCGGCGCGGTCGTAGCGAAGGGCATCGAGCGGGCCGCCCGCCTGGGGGATGGCGTGATCACCCTCTCGAACGACAGCATCCCCGTCTACCTCGAGGCCTTAGTGGCGAACGGCAAGTCACTTGACGAGGGGGCAGTGTTCGCGAGCCAGTGGGTCGTCGTCGCCGACGACCCCGAGAAGGAGTGGAGCCGGATCGGTGAGAAGGTGCTCTACCAGGTCAACAAATACATCGAGTGGGGCTCGTTCGAGGGCTCGGGTGTACCCGACCACTTCGATGCTCCGGATGACCTGCTCGACTTCGGCATCTACCAGCTGTGGGACGGGGCGAAGGCCGTCGACGAGCTGGTCTCGCTCGCCGAGCGGTACCCGCAGATCGAGGACTTCCACTTCTGGGCGCAGTTCCCCGGCGAGACGGTCGAGTCGGGCTCGGCTCGCGTGCAGTTCATCGCCGACCGGGTGATCCCAGAGGTCACGCGCCGGCTGACACCCCAGCACGCGACGGTGTGA
- a CDS encoding excinuclease ABC subunit UvrA, translating to MSDVNGSPAGAGSGGVRVRGAREHNLQSIDVDIPRNALVAFTGVSGSGKSSLAFGTVYAEAQRRFFESVAPYARRLIDQVGVPDVDSIDGLPPAVALSQRRSGGTARSTVGSATTVANVVRMLFSRVGTYPVGAPMLFAEDFSANTVQGACPACHGLGRIYDVPEELMVPDDSLSIRERALAAWPTAWHGKQLQDSLISLGYDVDVPWRDLPADQRTWALYTDESPQVPIFRDLSPSEVRKAVASGAEPSYMSTFLGVKRYVLDTFASSKSARMREKAAGFMVSVLCPTCGGKRLRPDALAVTFEGADITEISSMPLDEVARLMEGILLPDWGTTRQTSHRPPAEDLPPEKRLAAQRLATDLLQRLSPITDLGLGYLTLDRTTSTLSSGELQRMRLATQVLSRLFGVVFVLDEPSAGLHPADTEALLGILRSLRDSGNSVFYVEHSLGVIREADWIIDIGPGAGTAGGTVIYSGEIDGLRDVQESVTRRYLFTESEPAPEPKRRRRSGDARLALTGVARNNLSDVSVSFPLGAFTAITGVSGSGKSTLLNHGIPDLLRADLASATEEVEGEAEPTSEDPLVSGAPVTTSGRASGPADRVRRIVQVTQKPIGRTPRSNVATYTGVFDQIRSRFAATPEARRRHYGASRFSFNLPSGRCPVCKGEGMIEVELLFLPTVHAPCTACAGTRYNDETLEIRLDGMTVADVLAMSVSRAREFFEGDADVVAHLDALLDVGLGYISLGQSATELSGGEAQRVKLASELRRAQRGDTLYLLDEPTSGLHPADSDRLIGHLQRLVDGGNTVIIVEHDMRVVAEADWVIDLGPGAGDAGGHIVAEGTPEDVSENPASRTAPYLRAALTPSRAGVSAGA from the coding sequence ATGAGTGACGTGAACGGTTCCCCAGCCGGAGCCGGATCGGGCGGCGTACGCGTGCGCGGGGCCCGGGAGCACAACCTGCAGTCCATCGACGTCGACATTCCTCGGAACGCCCTCGTGGCCTTCACCGGCGTCTCGGGGTCGGGCAAGAGCTCGCTGGCGTTCGGCACCGTCTACGCCGAGGCTCAGCGCCGGTTCTTCGAATCCGTGGCTCCCTATGCGAGGCGCCTCATCGACCAGGTCGGCGTCCCCGACGTGGATTCGATCGACGGCCTGCCGCCGGCCGTCGCTCTGTCGCAACGCCGCTCAGGCGGAACCGCTCGCTCGACGGTGGGGAGTGCGACAACGGTCGCGAACGTCGTCCGGATGCTGTTCTCCCGGGTCGGCACCTACCCGGTCGGCGCGCCGATGCTGTTCGCCGAGGACTTCTCCGCGAACACCGTGCAGGGCGCCTGCCCCGCGTGCCACGGACTGGGCCGCATCTACGACGTTCCCGAAGAACTCATGGTTCCCGACGACTCGCTGTCGATCCGCGAGCGCGCCCTGGCTGCCTGGCCGACGGCCTGGCACGGCAAGCAACTGCAGGACAGCCTCATCTCGCTCGGCTACGACGTCGACGTGCCGTGGCGCGACCTCCCCGCCGACCAGCGCACCTGGGCGCTCTACACCGATGAGTCGCCCCAGGTGCCGATCTTCAGGGATCTCTCGCCCAGCGAGGTGCGGAAGGCCGTGGCATCCGGAGCGGAGCCGTCGTACATGAGCACGTTCCTCGGAGTGAAGCGCTATGTGCTTGACACGTTCGCCAGCTCGAAGAGCGCCCGGATGCGTGAGAAAGCGGCTGGGTTCATGGTCAGCGTGCTCTGCCCCACCTGCGGTGGGAAACGGCTGAGGCCCGATGCCCTCGCCGTCACCTTCGAGGGTGCCGACATCACCGAGATCTCATCGATGCCCCTGGACGAGGTGGCCCGGCTGATGGAAGGGATTCTCCTCCCCGACTGGGGAACCACCCGCCAGACGTCTCACCGACCACCTGCGGAGGACCTCCCACCGGAGAAGCGTCTCGCCGCCCAGAGATTGGCGACCGACCTGCTTCAGCGTCTGTCCCCGATCACCGACCTCGGGCTCGGCTACCTGACCCTCGACCGCACGACGTCCACTCTGTCGTCGGGTGAACTCCAGCGCATGCGATTGGCCACGCAGGTGCTCTCGCGGCTCTTCGGCGTCGTGTTCGTGCTGGATGAGCCCTCCGCAGGACTCCACCCCGCCGACACCGAGGCACTCCTCGGCATTCTGAGGAGCCTCCGGGATTCCGGCAACTCGGTGTTCTACGTCGAGCACTCCCTGGGCGTCATCCGGGAGGCGGACTGGATCATCGACATCGGTCCGGGGGCAGGCACCGCAGGGGGTACCGTCATCTACTCGGGCGAGATCGATGGCCTCCGTGATGTGCAGGAGTCCGTCACCCGTCGCTACCTCTTCACCGAGTCAGAGCCTGCACCTGAGCCGAAACGCCGGCGGCGCAGCGGCGATGCCCGGCTCGCTCTCACCGGTGTCGCGCGGAACAACCTGTCGGATGTCTCCGTGAGTTTTCCGCTGGGAGCCTTCACCGCAATCACCGGCGTCTCGGGATCGGGTAAGTCGACGCTCCTCAACCACGGCATCCCCGACCTCCTGCGAGCAGACCTCGCCAGCGCCACGGAGGAGGTCGAGGGCGAAGCCGAACCCACCTCGGAGGACCCGCTGGTCTCGGGCGCCCCGGTCACCACATCCGGCCGGGCATCCGGGCCAGCGGATCGCGTTCGGCGGATCGTGCAGGTGACCCAGAAGCCGATCGGACGGACGCCCCGGTCGAACGTGGCGACCTACACGGGCGTCTTCGACCAGATCCGCAGCCGTTTCGCGGCGACCCCGGAAGCACGGCGACGGCACTACGGCGCGAGCCGGTTCTCCTTCAACCTCCCGAGCGGACGGTGTCCCGTCTGCAAGGGCGAAGGGATGATCGAGGTCGAGTTGCTCTTCCTGCCCACCGTGCACGCGCCGTGCACCGCCTGCGCTGGAACACGGTACAACGACGAGACCCTCGAGATCCGGCTGGACGGGATGACGGTCGCCGACGTTCTGGCGATGAGCGTGAGCCGCGCGCGGGAGTTCTTCGAGGGGGATGCCGACGTCGTCGCGCATCTCGATGCGCTCCTGGACGTGGGGCTCGGCTACATCTCCCTCGGCCAGTCGGCCACCGAGCTCTCCGGCGGCGAAGCCCAGCGCGTCAAGCTGGCATCGGAACTCCGCCGCGCCCAACGCGGCGACACGCTCTATCTGCTCGACGAACCGACCTCCGGGCTGCACCCGGCCGACTCCGACCGGCTCATCGGTCACCTCCAGCGCCTCGTCGACGGTGGGAACACGGTGATCATCGTGGAGCACGACATGCGCGTCGTCGCCGAAGCCGACTGGGTGATCGACCTCGGGCCGGGCGCTGGAGACGCGGGCGGACACATTGTCGCCGAGGGAACGCCGGAGGACGTCTCCGAGAACCCCGCAAGCCGCACGGCCCCCTACCTCCGGGCCGCGCTCACACCGTCGCGTGCTGGGGTGTCAGCCGGCGCGTGA
- a CDS encoding cation transporter, with translation MTAPTHTAVQDRRTLLQRRIRLIVAITIGYNLVEAVVALAAGTVASSGALIGFGLDSTIEVLSAAAVAWQFTRRDPERWEKGTLRVIAVAFFALAAYVAVSSVLGLLGGSAAEHSPVGIALTAISVVVMPFLSFAERRTGRELGSATAVADSRQTLICTYLSAAVLLGLLLNSLFGWWWADPVAGLVIVVFALREGVEAWRGDACATSVGMLLDDDDDHHDHGHGA, from the coding sequence ATGACGGCTCCGACGCACACGGCGGTCCAGGATCGGCGCACTCTCCTCCAGCGGCGCATCCGCCTGATCGTCGCCATCACCATCGGCTACAACCTCGTCGAGGCCGTCGTCGCCCTCGCCGCCGGTACGGTCGCGTCATCCGGTGCACTGATCGGCTTCGGGCTCGACTCGACGATCGAAGTACTCTCGGCGGCCGCCGTCGCCTGGCAGTTCACGCGCCGCGACCCGGAGCGCTGGGAGAAGGGCACCCTCCGCGTCATCGCGGTCGCCTTCTTCGCCCTCGCCGCCTACGTGGCGGTGTCGTCGGTGCTCGGGCTCCTCGGCGGATCGGCGGCGGAGCACAGCCCGGTCGGCATCGCCCTCACCGCGATCAGTGTCGTCGTCATGCCGTTCCTGTCGTTCGCCGAGCGCCGCACGGGCCGGGAACTGGGGTCGGCCACCGCTGTCGCCGACTCGCGGCAGACCCTCATCTGCACGTACCTGTCGGCCGCGGTTCTGCTCGGGCTCCTACTGAACAGCCTGTTCGGCTGGTGGTGGGCGGATCCGGTCGCCGGACTCGTCATCGTCGTCTTCGCCCTGCGCGAGGGCGTCGAGGCGTGGCGGGGCGACGCGTGTGCGACGTCGGTCGGGATGCTGCTGGATGATGACGACGACCACCACGACCACGGCCATGGCGCTTGA
- a CDS encoding ArsR/SmtB family transcription factor produces MTADTITIPGVLPVQILAALGITQSRLEILRILLSQRETTTAELIGETGLSMNGVRQHLQALVGCGLVEGRRATHPRGAGPITYWRAAADHIEDQMDQLCRYLLA; encoded by the coding sequence ATGACTGCTGACACCATCACCATCCCCGGGGTGCTTCCCGTTCAGATCCTCGCGGCGCTCGGGATCACCCAGTCGCGCCTCGAGATCCTCCGCATCCTGCTGTCGCAGCGGGAGACCACGACCGCGGAGCTCATCGGGGAGACGGGGCTGTCGATGAACGGGGTGCGCCAGCACCTGCAGGCCCTGGTGGGCTGCGGCCTGGTGGAGGGCCGACGTGCGACCCACCCGCGCGGGGCAGGCCCGATCACCTACTGGCGGGCCGCCGCGGACCACATCGAAGACCAGATGGACCAGCTCTGCCGCTACCTGCTCGCCTGA